One genomic region from Dehalobacter restrictus DSM 9455 encodes:
- a CDS encoding DUF5808 domain-containing protein, translated as MFMLLTLLILSWLIFGTMAAFTLFYKNQQNQQILGVTLSATHAQSLEVQDIISGYKRMCYLIFLLSAGLSLLLLLPAAASFTEFFLLILVLVNIFFNWLAVHRYQRRLRTLKKEKGWIYQRSRIVTVDMNVVKEKGKAGVSAVWSWLFLLLSFIPTFYLLFSPTARAFYPVVFSMIGPFCQLNMIFLYYQMRNSHTPALSENTEINKVCARTQERIRTQAATLSGLTMLVFWFLFSFSVFYAGDGILIILPVFVLITALLLIAYWQQKKIRAAENHFFGPELQNESHLSEQEGAYKWGCYYNPSDPRIFVPKRIAGMGFTINLAHPVGKAVGFGILALVLAALIPVFYGGAKDYVITENGSQITIDAAMYDLSLAKDRIVSVSTLESLPRSLRTNGYGGESKSFGHFTVEGYGKCMLYVYSQGGAYIVLKLDGDNPGYVIVNGKTPAETENLYRSIKAWLGEGVSIY; from the coding sequence ATGTTTATGCTTTTAACACTGCTCATCCTATCCTGGTTGATTTTCGGGACGATGGCTGCGTTTACGCTCTTTTATAAGAACCAGCAAAATCAGCAGATTTTGGGCGTAACCCTGTCCGCAACCCATGCCCAATCATTGGAAGTTCAGGACATCATCAGCGGCTACAAACGGATGTGTTATCTCATCTTTCTGCTGTCCGCAGGGCTCAGCCTTCTGCTGCTGCTTCCAGCCGCGGCATCCTTCACGGAGTTCTTCCTGCTGATCCTGGTACTGGTCAATATTTTCTTCAATTGGCTGGCGGTTCACCGCTATCAGCGCAGGCTCCGGACGCTGAAGAAGGAAAAAGGCTGGATCTACCAGCGCTCGCGGATCGTAACCGTGGATATGAACGTGGTCAAAGAGAAAGGTAAAGCAGGCGTTTCCGCGGTTTGGTCCTGGTTGTTTCTGCTCCTGAGTTTCATTCCGACGTTCTACTTGCTGTTCTCACCGACGGCGCGGGCGTTCTATCCCGTTGTCTTCAGCATGATCGGTCCGTTCTGCCAACTGAATATGATTTTCTTGTATTACCAGATGCGCAATAGTCATACCCCGGCCTTAAGCGAGAACACCGAGATCAATAAGGTCTGCGCCAGAACCCAGGAGCGTATCCGTACGCAGGCGGCGACGCTGAGCGGGCTGACGATGCTGGTGTTTTGGTTTCTGTTCAGTTTTTCCGTCTTTTACGCCGGAGATGGTATCCTGATTATACTGCCGGTGTTTGTCTTGATCACCGCGCTGCTCCTCATTGCCTACTGGCAGCAGAAAAAAATCCGCGCTGCTGAAAATCACTTCTTCGGTCCTGAACTTCAAAACGAAAGCCATCTTTCCGAACAAGAAGGCGCTTACAAATGGGGATGCTACTATAACCCGAGTGATCCCAGAATCTTTGTACCCAAACGGATCGCGGGCATGGGCTTCACCATTAATCTCGCCCACCCGGTCGGTAAGGCCGTCGGCTTCGGTATCCTGGCGCTGGTCCTGGCTGCCCTGATTCCTGTATTCTACGGCGGCGCCAAGGATTATGTGATCACGGAGAACGGTTCCCAGATCACCATCGACGCCGCGATGTATGACCTAAGCCTTGCAAAAGACCGGATCGTATCCGTTTCCACCCTGGAAAGCCTGCCCCGAAGCTTGCGTACCAACGGCTACGGCGGAGAAAGCAAAAGTTTCGGCCATTTCACTGTCGAGGGATACGGGAAATGCATGCTCTATGTGTACAGCCAGGGCGGAGCGTACATTGTCCTCAAGCTGGACGGGGACAATCCAGGATATGTCATTGTCAACGGCAAGACCCCGGCAGAAACCGAGAACCTGTACCGATCCATCAAAGCGTGGCTGGGCGAGGGAGTCTCCATATATTAA